The following nucleotide sequence is from Endozoicomonas sp. GU-1.
TCTATCACTTTCTCGAATCATTTCTGGACGACACTGACCTGGAAAATGTGGTTGGTTTCAGAATGTTTATTGATACCACCGGTTTTGACCAGCAGATATTGAATATGCCTCTACTCTATGAAATCACTTCCGTAATGTTAGGGAGCGGAGAAAATGTGTTGATGTATGAAGATACCCCCACCAGGGTCGTTGATGAGTTTGGCTACGACTCATGGACTCTCAGGCCTGGCACAATGCTGAACACAAGACTGGGTATTACTAATTTCGGCAATGATGTTTTCAGTGCTGATTACAATTCAACATTCTCTTCTCAAGATGAGTTAGCCTGTGCTGACTGCAGAGAGCGTGATGCCTTTTCACGGCAGTTTCGCCCAAGAGCCAATATTGATGGCAAAGTTGAGTTTTTTCAGCAATACCTGGGGTTACTTACTGAGATACTTGGACGCTGGGGTAGAGAAGTAGCTATCGCAGATTATCCCTATATCTATGCAGATTATCTTCAAGACAATGCCAATCAAAACATGCAGTGCAACAGAAGTGAGTGTGAAACCAACCGGCGTATTTTGAAAATGCCCGTTGCACCCAACTGTGGCGTTGAAGATTTGGATAACAAAGAATTTGCCTGCTTCTTTATGCTGGAACCGGCTCGAGTGTTCATTGATGATGTAGATGAAGAGCGGGGTTGGACCAACATTGATCTTGAATATCGTACAGAGTTCATTGCACAGCATATCCCATGCCCTGCCATTACTAATGAAGAGAAGATCAGTGGTGCCTATGATGTGGTTCTCTATGATGGGCCAGGGGCATGAGCAGAGATAACTATAAGAACACCAACAGGCAGCAAGGGATGGCAGCTGTTGAATTTGCCATGGTTGTACCTTTTTTGATAGCACTGTTAATTACCACGGTTGAATTTGGTCGAATGTATTACAGCTATCAGCGCCTGCATATGGCAGCGTTTGATGCTGCACGTTATATATCTGCCCGACTTCCCGGCAGTGGCCTTTTCAATCTGGAGAATTTAAAAGCTAATCTGGAAAATGAACTACGGATTCAGGCTCGCCAAGTAGCCGTTTACGGTATTGCCAATGCTAAGGGAGATCCCGTACTTCCCGGATTATCTGAAAACCAGGTCTATATGAATTTTAACGCCCTTGAGGCTGTTCAAAACAGCGATACAAGCACATCAAGACAATCCCTGTGTCGGGTTCGAGCGTATCTTGAAAGCTACAACATTCTCAGTGAGCTGGTAGACCAGATCAATGGCGAACGCTACTGCAACGAAATAGACGGCAATCTGATGGTACAGATTGATTACACCTATCAACCCATTTTCAACGAAATCCCCCTGCTTGGCCTGGATCTCAGTATTCCCATGCAAGCACAGGCATCCATGAGGGTTTTCTAATGATAGCGGGCACCTGTTTTAATATTTCAAAGCAACAACAGCAGGGTGTAGCCGCCGTGGAATTTGCCCTGATTGCCCCGGTGCTGTTTGCCCTGATTCTGGGCATTATTGATTTTGGTCGCATGATGTTCACCATGAACCTGCTGCAGGAATCCACTCGCCGGTCAGCGGAAGCCGCAACATTCCTGTTTCCTGACGCCCGTGGTATTGAATCCGCCAAACAGGCGGGAATACTGAAAGCTGACGGCAGCAGCAGTGCATTAATTAATGGACTGACCACCAGTCATATTGATCTGGCCTATCTGGATGTGGATGGCAGCGTCATTGCCTCCCCGGCTAACTGTGCTGCCTATGATTCCATCCGTTTTGTCAGGGCTCAACTCGCTCAGGGGAGTGGCGGCTATTCATTTGAATTTGTCACTCCGGTCAATCTGATGGGGTTCCCCAAAACCATGGCCATGCCCCCTTTCCAGGTTATTCTGCCCAGGGAAAGCCTGGGTTGGACAAACAGTGGGACGCCGTGCAGTAGCTGATAAGAACAATACCCATAATAAAGTCAGAAGGCAGATGTCAGTGAGTTTATCTATGAAAAATACCCAACCAGCCAGCCGTGAAACCCTCTATCCAGAACAAAAGCAGGAACAACTGGAAGTACTGTTGACGGGTGATTCAGAGCAGTCCCTGGATTGGTTGAATGCCATTCTGGCACCGGTAGTGGAGATTAATAGCCAACGCCTGTTACTGCAGAGTGAAGACACATTCACACAGCTACTCCAGCAACAACAACCAGTTGACGTGATCATTCACCGACTGGGCCAGCAACCGGAGCAACAACTTAATGCCCTGTCATCACTGCTTCCGGTAATAAACAACACCGCCGGAAAAACGACGCTGATCGTTATCGGCCCTGCCGATCAACCATTGCTGATGAGAGCCGCCATGCGGGCCGGAGCCAGTGATTATCTGCCAGAGCCATTCAGCAACCAGGAACTGCTTTCTCTTCTGGAAACTCTTTTTGAACATCGGCAGGCCAACTCAAGCATCAGGCATGCAAGGGTAACTGCCGCTATTTCTGCCTCCGGTGGTGCCGGTGCCACCTTTCTGGCCTGTAACCTGGCCCATATCAAGGCAACCAATCACCAGAAAAGCCTGTTGCTGGACCTCAATTTCAGAATGGGCTCGGTGCTGCAGTTTATGGATCTGTACAGCGATTATGGCCTTGAAGATGTGCTGACTGAACTGCCTTCCCTGGATCAAACGGCGCTGGCCGGTTATCTGGCCAGACACGAGAGTGGGCTTGAGGTGCTGGCCATGAAGCAGCCAGACCTGATGGCGTATTCTGACCCGGATGCCGACCAGCTGGCCAGGCTGCTGAAACTGCTGAAACAGGGACGGGACGATGTGGTGATTGACCTGCCTATGTTTCCCACCAATATCAGTACCTTTATCCAGGATCAGGCCGACGATATCTGCCTGGTTATTCAACAGGATATGCTTTCCCTTCGCAATGCCCTGCGCTGGCTGGACTTGTCGGAAAGTGAACTTGGGCTTTCCCGGGATCAATTCACTATCGTCGTCAACCGTTATCATCCCCGCCTGCCCATCAGGGTCAATGATATCTGCAACACGCTCAAGGTGAGCGAGGTTGTCACCATTCCCGGTGATTATCATCGGGTAAGCAACAGCCTCAATTCTGGTAAGCCACTGCTTAAGCAAGCCCCGAAGGCCAGTGTTACCAAAGCGATAGTGGCTCTGCACAGCCGTTTTACCGAGCAGACTGAAGCTCCATCGAGACTGTCGGCACTGGTTAAACGAGTGTTCGGTTAAATCAAAAGATTAATAGCTGGAGAAAAAATACAGGGATCGTATTTATGGCATTCACCTACCATCCTGAGCCTACTGTTGAAAGGAAGGCAGAAAAAAAACGTCGTGAGCCCGTTATCAGCGACACTGATGCAGCGCCAGTGATCGAGACCAGCGAAGAAGATAGCCTTCAGGCCCGTCGCCTCAGGGAGTTGCAGAATCACTGGCAACAACGGGTGCATGAAGAGTTACTGGAACGTCTTGATCTGCCCCGCCTGAGTAAGCTCCCCCATGACCAGGCCCGTCGACAGATAGAGGAAACAGGACAACAGTTACTCACCGCCATGAGTGCTCCCTTAAGCATGGAGCAACGAAGTGTCATTCTCAGTGAGATTATTGATGAATTACTGGGGTTGGGTCCCCTTGAGAAATTACTGCGCAGTGAGGATGTGTCGGATATTCTGGTCAATGGCGCAGAGACCATCTACATGGAAAAGCAGGGAAAGCTGACACTGACCGGCTTAAGCTTTCGCAGTAATGAGCACCTGCTGAATGTCATCGAAAAAATTGTCGCCCAGGTCGGCCGTCGTATTGATGAATCGTCGCCGATGGTGGATGCCCGATTGCCCGATGGTTCAAGGGTGAACGCGATTATTCCGCCATTGGCACTGGATGGCCCGTCCCTCTCCATCCGCCGTGCCACCGTTGACCGGATGAGCCTTCTGCACCTGGCGGAACTGGGTGCCATGGCACCACAAATGGCCCGAACCCTGGAGGCCATGGTCAGGATGCGCTTGAATATCCTGGTCTCCGGTGGCACCGGCACCGGGAAAACCACACTGCTTAATGCCCTCTCTGGCTGCATTCCTGAAGATGACCGCATCATCACCATAGAAGACTCTGCCGAACTGCAACTGCAGCAACCCCATGTGGTCCGCCTGGAAACCCGTCCAGCCAATCTGGAAGGCAAAGGGGAAATTAATCAGCGGGAGCTGGTCAAAAACAGTTTACGGATGCGACCGGATCGTATTGTGGTCGGTGAGGTTCGGGGAGCCGAGGCCCTGGATATGCTCACGGCCATGAACACCGGGCACGATGGCTCCCTGACGACGATCCATGCCAATACGCCCAGGGATGCACTGCAACGCCTGGATAATATGGTACAGATGACTGGCCTGGCATTTTCCCAACAATCCCTCCGGCAGCAGATCGCTTCTGCCATTGACCTGGTTGTGCAGCTGGAACGCATGGAAGACGGTAAACGTCGTATTGTGAGTATTCAGGAAGTGAACGGAATGGAGCAGGATATCATTACCATGACCGAGATTTTCCGCTTCCAGCGCCGCGGCCATGACGAGTCTGGTCAGGTTACCGGTGTTTACAAGGCTACCGGTCTGGTGCCTGAACTCTATCACCGTCTGGCACTGTACGGTATTGAGCTGTCCAGAGATGTCTTTGATACCGAATGGCAGTATGGCCCATCAGGTGAGCTGGGAGTTGCTCCATGAATCCACAACTGATACTTGCCCTGCTGGTATTTATTGCTGTGTTTGCCTTGCTCAGTTCACTGACTGTTCCCCTGGTGGGCGAGAAACGTGAAGTCCGCCGTCGTTTAAAGAGCCGGATGCACCGTCTTGAACTGGCAGACCATACACCGACGCTGCAGCGTATTCTGCGGGAAAAATACCTCAGAAACCTGCAACCCTGGGAACGTCAACTGGAAAAGCTGCCCCTGATGGAGCGTCTGAGCCTGTATATCGAGCAATCTGGCCGGGAAATGCTGGCGCACAGACTGGTCGCTACCGGATTGCTGGCGGGGATCTCGGCCGGTTTTAGTCTCTGGTTTTTTACGGGTTCCCCAGCGTTCTCCCTGATGGCCTTTGTGGTGAGCACTGCATTGCCATTTGTCCGGGTCATCATGGATCGGAAAAAACGCCTGGATCGTATTGAGGAACAACTTCCGGATGCCATAGAAACCATGGTCAATGCCCTGCGGGCCGGACACCCTTTTATTGAAACCGTTCGTATTGTGTCGGAAGAACAGGCCAACCCACTGGCAGGCGAGTTCGCCCTGACCTTTGCCGACATCAACTACGGCAATGATATGCGTCGAGCGTTGCTTGCCATGCTGCAACGGGTACCTTCCGTGGCCATGATGATGCTGGTGGTGTCAATACTGGTGCAGCGGGATACCGGCGGCAATATAACTGAAGTGCTGGGCAGGATTAATCAGCAGATGCGGGAACGCTTTCGTTTTCAGCGCCGGGTCAGAACCCTCAGTGCTGAAGGACGGATGGGTGCCTGGGTCCTGAGTCTGATGCCATTTGGCATGTTTGGTTTGCTGTATATCATTAATCCCGGTTACCTGACGCCTCTGCTGGCAACGGAAAGCGGTAATCATCTGTTGATGACCGCCCTGGCCATGATCGTTATAGGCGTTCTCTGGATTCGACAGCTACTGAAAGTCCGTATGTAGCGAAATATGTGGGAGTGGTTATGGAAAACCTGTTAACCGAATTACAGATTGCCCTTGGGGATATGCAGGCAGGCCGACTGGTGTTTTTAACACTGATCTCCCTGTCCGTCGCGACACTGTTGATGGGCGTGTACACCTTTGCCACCGGCATGACCGATCCGGTTCGCCGTCGTTTGAAACAAATCTCCGATATCGAAAGCCGAACGGCACCGGTCGGGGTGGATATGTTTCAGGCTCTGCGTCCGATACAGGCTTACATTCTGCCAAAAGATAACTGGGAGCGCAGTCGGGTACAGGCCCGTCTGGTTCAGGCTGGCTGGCGTGCGGACAGTGCCTTGTGGGTATTCTACGGGTTAAAAGTAATACTGGCCGCCGGTTTGCCCATTGTCGTATTGTCGGTGTGCGCCCTGGTGGTAGAGAAAATGTCTTTCCAGCTCTGGCTGTTTGCCTTTTCGGGCAGTGCCTGGCTGGGCATGATGCTCCCCAACCGGATACTCACTGGCTTGATTCAACGGCGGCAGCAGCGGATACGCCTGGCCATTCCGGATGCGTTGGATCTACTGGTGGTTTCCCTGGAAGCAGGGCTTGGTCTGCGCAGCGCTATACAACGTCTGTCTGATGATCTCTACATCAGCCATCCGGAACTGGCCAACGAACTGGAACTGGTCAATGCGGCCATGCGTGCGGGTGTTCCGTCCGATAAGGCGCTTCAGGATATGGGCATGCGCATCCGGTTGAAAGAGGTGGACGGCCTGATCAGCACACTGAGTGACAGTATCCGCTATGGATCCAGTATTGCCGATACTCTCAGAACATTTTCGGAAGATTTCCGGGATCGACGGATTCAGTCTGCGGAAGAGCAGGCGGCCAAAATTGGCACCAAAATGATCTTTCCCCTGATTCTGTTTCTGCTGCCCGCCTTTTTCCTGGTGGCGGTTGGGCCGGCAATCATGCAGCTGATCGAATCATTCAGCCAGTTTTAACCGACACCCTACCAATAAAAAGAACCTGCAAAGAAGATATGCATCGGGAAGTTACCATGCCGTTATCCATACCCGCTTTACTGCAACGCTGCTTACCAACCGAAAAGTACGGTTACCCATTACTGATATCTACACTGTTATTGGCTGGCTGCCAGGGACTGCCGCACCAGGGACTGCCGCAAAAGACATCGACGGACTCCGTTGCTGCAACAGCTCAGACGCCAGAACTTTATCAGGGTACATTGACAGCAGAGATGCTCGGTATTGAACAGAGCCTGACCATGGAGCAGGCTCTCATGAAGGGGGATATTGCCTGGTCCGGGGGAGAAACAGATCGGGCAGCGGCCTACTATGTCAGAACCATTGAGCTGGCAAACAATGCTTTAAAAGCTGAATTACAGGATGCGTTCAACCCCGAAATGGAGAATGCGGAAATAAAAGAGACAGATAACGCCAGGGATCAGGGTTATCTGGCCAGCCTGAAACTGGCAGGACTTTACCAGCAGACCGGACAGCAAGCACTGGCAGAGCGTATTTACCAACAGGTAGTGAACGATCATCCCTATCCTGTTGCGGCATTGGAAGCTCTGGGGCTTATCAGGCTGCAAGGCAGGCAAAATAAGCAGGCAGCAGCACTGCTCCACAGGGCAGTGTCACTTTGGCGACAGCAGTCTGAAAATATTGGTGAGCATTCTGAACGTAATGCGATGACTGGCTATCAGCCAATACGATCACTCAATGGTCTTGGCGTTCTTGCTGATCTGAGCAAAGATTACCAGCGGGCAGAACGCTTTTATCGGGAGGCACTGACCCTCACCTCTAATGATCCAACCCTGCTTAATAACCTGGGGTATTCACTGTACCTTGCCGGTCAATGGCCACAGGCGGAAAGCCACTTCAGAAAAGCGCTGAATATCAAGCCCGGTTATGGTCGTGCCAGCCGTAATCTTGCCTTGCTATACCTTCGTCAACATCAACAGGAAGAGGCCATCTCATTGCTCAGCACCACCATGAAGTCCTGGGAAGCCTTTAATGATGCCGGTTATCTTTCGCTACTGGCGGGAAATCAGGCATTAGCAGAACAACTGCTTAACCAGGCACTGGATCACTCGCCCAGCCATTATGAGCTTGCCTGGAAAAACCTGGGCAAGGTGCAGCAGGTGAATGAGTCTTTATCGAGTCCAGCAGACTGAACCCTCATCAGTAGGTTGCCTTCTGGAAAGGTCTCAAAAAAAAGAGCTCACAAGAGCTCTTTCAGAAGTAGAGGGTTGATCAACCCGATCAATGGGTTCCAGCACTCTGCATAAGTAACATCGCTTCCTGCTTCTGTTCATCACTGCCCTGCTCCATAACTTCCTGCAGGATTGTCGAGGCCCCTTCGCTGTCTCCCATATCCATATAAGCCCTGGCCAGATCAAGCTTGGTGGCAACCTCATCGCCATCGGAGAGGAAGTCCAGGTCATCATCCAGAGAAGCTTCAAGGCTGGAACCGCCTTCATCGGAGAAAGCGGCCTGACTATCCCGGGCAAGCACATCGTCTGACTCAACACCAAAATCAAGGTCATCCAGATCATCAAGCCCGCTGGTCTCAAACTGTTCAGCGGCTTCAGGCTCTTCATCCAGATCAAAATCATCCAGGTCAAAGTCCAGGTCATCCAGAGAGTCTAATCCCTGCTCATCACCATCCAGCCCAAGGCCATCCAGATCAAGGTCTGGTATTCCATCAATCTCGTCTGGCGCTGAAACACCTGCAAATGCGTCAGGGAATCGGGCCTTGAACTCCTCCGCTGCACGCATGGCAGCCGCATCGCCGGTTGCCTCCAGATCGGCTAAGGCCTGGTTGAACTTTTCAAGATCGCCACTTTCTGAATGAACCTCAACAAGCTTCAGCTTAAGGTCAGACCTTCCCGGTTCATTGAAGATTGCCTGAGTCAATAGTTCCTCAGCCTGATCCAGGCGACCATAGGCAATATAAATATCGGCTTCACTCAGCGGGTCTTCGGTCTGCCCAGTGGTTTCCCCATCAGCGTCTACTTCATTAATGATCGAATCATCGATGGCCAGCGCTTCATCAAACTTAAGCTCATCCTCTGCGCTGGGAGAGGCTGTTGGCTTTGGGGAGGCATCAATCGGTACCTCCTTATTCAAATTGACAGGTTGAATGTCAACATCTTCGTCGTCCAGCGCTTCCTGCTGTTTCCTGCGCCGCTGATAAAAGAGCCAGCCAGCGCCTCCCAATGGTATCAAAGCCAGCAGGAGCATGATCAGAGGGTTACCAAAGAGCGTAGACATCATGCCCGGGGATGCTGTCTCTGCCTGGCGCTGGGAGGGTAACGACCGGGACTGGTTTTGCAAGGCCGCCATCTGATCGTCTTTTAAGGCAACCAGGCGCTTCAGGGTAGCAATCTGATCATCCAGATCTTTCAACCGGCTCTTGAGCTCGGCATTCTCCCGGCTCAGCTTATCAAGCTGTTCACGGGTCATGGCCAGCTCGGTCTGCAACACGGCATTGCCACCGGCGGCATCGCCACCGAGATCCTGCCCACGACCGCTGGCTGCATCACCGGAAACGATGGCCAGCTGACCATCCAGAGACTTGCGGGAATCCGAGGCGACGGATGACGTTCGCCTGGTAGCATCCAGTTGCGCAACCTGGCTGCGCCCACGCCACTCACGATTCTGCCTGGATACATCGGCAACGGCTTCACGGACCGTCAGACTGGTCATCTCATTACGACCCGGAATCCGCAGGACCTGCCCGCTCTTGAGGCGATTAATATTGTTATCAATAAATGCCTGTGGGTTGCCACGCTGAATCGCCAGCATGGTTTGCTGTACCGACACTTCGGAGTCGGGGCGCACTTTCTCAGCGATTTCCCAGAGGCTGTCATTTCTGTTCACCCGGTAAGTCCCGGGTGTGCTGCTCAAATCTGAAGAGGCATCATCGCGACGGGAGGAGACACGCTGGACCGGTTGCCGCTGAACGGAATCACGATATTCAACGGCTTCCTGGGACGGCGCATAGTTGCGGTTTATCCGGTTACCATTGGCCCTGGGCGGCTGGTCCCACACAGGGTTAGACCCATAATGGGGCGGAATGGATGGCTTGACAACAGGGGCTGACGTTTGACCATTGAAGGCCGGAGGATCAAGTAGAAGCGTATACTCCTTCAACAGGCGACCACTTGGCCAGTGCACCTCCACCAGGAAATTCAGATAAGGCTCATGGACCGGGCTGTCACTGGTGACCTTGATCAAACCTTTGCCATCAGGGCCAACTTTGGTGGTAAACCGCAGATTATTCAAAATGAAAGGACGTTCAACACCGGCC
It contains:
- a CDS encoding TadE family protein; translation: MSRDNYKNTNRQQGMAAVEFAMVVPFLIALLITTVEFGRMYYSYQRLHMAAFDAARYISARLPGSGLFNLENLKANLENELRIQARQVAVYGIANAKGDPVLPGLSENQVYMNFNALEAVQNSDTSTSRQSLCRVRAYLESYNILSELVDQINGERYCNEIDGNLMVQIDYTYQPIFNEIPLLGLDLSIPMQAQASMRVF
- a CDS encoding TadE/TadG family type IV pilus assembly protein yields the protein MIAGTCFNISKQQQQGVAAVEFALIAPVLFALILGIIDFGRMMFTMNLLQESTRRSAEAATFLFPDARGIESAKQAGILKADGSSSALINGLTTSHIDLAYLDVDGSVIASPANCAAYDSIRFVRAQLAQGSGGYSFEFVTPVNLMGFPKTMAMPPFQVILPRESLGWTNSGTPCSS
- a CDS encoding AAA family ATPase yields the protein MKNTQPASRETLYPEQKQEQLEVLLTGDSEQSLDWLNAILAPVVEINSQRLLLQSEDTFTQLLQQQQPVDVIIHRLGQQPEQQLNALSSLLPVINNTAGKTTLIVIGPADQPLLMRAAMRAGASDYLPEPFSNQELLSLLETLFEHRQANSSIRHARVTAAISASGGAGATFLACNLAHIKATNHQKSLLLDLNFRMGSVLQFMDLYSDYGLEDVLTELPSLDQTALAGYLARHESGLEVLAMKQPDLMAYSDPDADQLARLLKLLKQGRDDVVIDLPMFPTNISTFIQDQADDICLVIQQDMLSLRNALRWLDLSESELGLSRDQFTIVVNRYHPRLPIRVNDICNTLKVSEVVTIPGDYHRVSNSLNSGKPLLKQAPKASVTKAIVALHSRFTEQTEAPSRLSALVKRVFG
- a CDS encoding CpaF family protein, whose amino-acid sequence is MAFTYHPEPTVERKAEKKRREPVISDTDAAPVIETSEEDSLQARRLRELQNHWQQRVHEELLERLDLPRLSKLPHDQARRQIEETGQQLLTAMSAPLSMEQRSVILSEIIDELLGLGPLEKLLRSEDVSDILVNGAETIYMEKQGKLTLTGLSFRSNEHLLNVIEKIVAQVGRRIDESSPMVDARLPDGSRVNAIIPPLALDGPSLSIRRATVDRMSLLHLAELGAMAPQMARTLEAMVRMRLNILVSGGTGTGKTTLLNALSGCIPEDDRIITIEDSAELQLQQPHVVRLETRPANLEGKGEINQRELVKNSLRMRPDRIVVGEVRGAEALDMLTAMNTGHDGSLTTIHANTPRDALQRLDNMVQMTGLAFSQQSLRQQIASAIDLVVQLERMEDGKRRIVSIQEVNGMEQDIITMTEIFRFQRRGHDESGQVTGVYKATGLVPELYHRLALYGIELSRDVFDTEWQYGPSGELGVAP
- a CDS encoding type II secretion system F family protein → MNPQLILALLVFIAVFALLSSLTVPLVGEKREVRRRLKSRMHRLELADHTPTLQRILREKYLRNLQPWERQLEKLPLMERLSLYIEQSGREMLAHRLVATGLLAGISAGFSLWFFTGSPAFSLMAFVVSTALPFVRVIMDRKKRLDRIEEQLPDAIETMVNALRAGHPFIETVRIVSEEQANPLAGEFALTFADINYGNDMRRALLAMLQRVPSVAMMMLVVSILVQRDTGGNITEVLGRINQQMRERFRFQRRVRTLSAEGRMGAWVLSLMPFGMFGLLYIINPGYLTPLLATESGNHLLMTALAMIVIGVLWIRQLLKVRM
- a CDS encoding type II secretion system F family protein produces the protein MENLLTELQIALGDMQAGRLVFLTLISLSVATLLMGVYTFATGMTDPVRRRLKQISDIESRTAPVGVDMFQALRPIQAYILPKDNWERSRVQARLVQAGWRADSALWVFYGLKVILAAGLPIVVLSVCALVVEKMSFQLWLFAFSGSAWLGMMLPNRILTGLIQRRQQRIRLAIPDALDLLVVSLEAGLGLRSAIQRLSDDLYISHPELANELELVNAAMRAGVPSDKALQDMGMRIRLKEVDGLISTLSDSIRYGSSIADTLRTFSEDFRDRRIQSAEEQAAKIGTKMIFPLILFLLPAFFLVAVGPAIMQLIESFSQF
- a CDS encoding tetratricopeptide repeat protein, which translates into the protein MHREVTMPLSIPALLQRCLPTEKYGYPLLISTLLLAGCQGLPHQGLPQKTSTDSVAATAQTPELYQGTLTAEMLGIEQSLTMEQALMKGDIAWSGGETDRAAAYYVRTIELANNALKAELQDAFNPEMENAEIKETDNARDQGYLASLKLAGLYQQTGQQALAERIYQQVVNDHPYPVAALEALGLIRLQGRQNKQAAALLHRAVSLWRQQSENIGEHSERNAMTGYQPIRSLNGLGVLADLSKDYQRAERFYREALTLTSNDPTLLNNLGYSLYLAGQWPQAESHFRKALNIKPGYGRASRNLALLYLRQHQQEEAISLLSTTMKSWEAFNDAGYLSLLAGNQALAEQLLNQALDHSPSHYELAWKNLGKVQQVNESLSSPAD
- a CDS encoding FimV/HubP family polar landmark protein, whose protein sequence is MMKLQKLVVVMSALAGGIAAMNSHALGLGEVKLYSALNQPLVAEIELMQVNDLTRNEILSNLASKTDFERAGVERPFILNNLRFTTKVGPDGKGLIKVTSDSPVHEPYLNFLVEVHWPSGRLLKEYTLLLDPPAFNGQTSAPVVKPSIPPHYGSNPVWDQPPRANGNRINRNYAPSQEAVEYRDSVQRQPVQRVSSRRDDASSDLSSTPGTYRVNRNDSLWEIAEKVRPDSEVSVQQTMLAIQRGNPQAFIDNNINRLKSGQVLRIPGRNEMTSLTVREAVADVSRQNREWRGRSQVAQLDATRRTSSVASDSRKSLDGQLAIVSGDAASGRGQDLGGDAAGGNAVLQTELAMTREQLDKLSRENAELKSRLKDLDDQIATLKRLVALKDDQMAALQNQSRSLPSQRQAETASPGMMSTLFGNPLIMLLLALIPLGGAGWLFYQRRRKQQEALDDEDVDIQPVNLNKEVPIDASPKPTASPSAEDELKFDEALAIDDSIINEVDADGETTGQTEDPLSEADIYIAYGRLDQAEELLTQAIFNEPGRSDLKLKLVEVHSESGDLEKFNQALADLEATGDAAAMRAAEEFKARFPDAFAGVSAPDEIDGIPDLDLDGLGLDGDEQGLDSLDDLDFDLDDFDLDEEPEAAEQFETSGLDDLDDLDFGVESDDVLARDSQAAFSDEGGSSLEASLDDDLDFLSDGDEVATKLDLARAYMDMGDSEGASTILQEVMEQGSDEQKQEAMLLMQSAGTH